The genomic stretch GTTCTGAATATCAAAGCTGGTGAATCTGAGATGCCTTTGAGATAGTTGCTATGTCCCTGTAgttaggggggagagagagagagaacatgctgATGAAAGAGGTAGGAGAAGACGGTAGTGTCATAAGACATCAACTTAAAATCCATgagtacagccctggccagttttgctcagtggttagaacatcagcccacagactgaagggtccgcgtttgattcccagtcaagggcatgtacctcggttgcaggccacATCCTGGCCCACGTCAGGGCAAGTGCCAGAGGTGACAATccatctcacattgatgtttctttctctttctcccctctccctccttccactctctctaaaaatctatggagaACAtagcctctggtgaggattaacaaataagtaagtagataataaaattaaattaataaataattcatgagTACAGTTGAAACCATGAaaagaagctgaggatgagagTAGGACACAGCCTGTCCAGCTAGACCCCCATACAAACAACAGCTCTTCTGTTTCTCTCTAGCACCTTTCAACCTCTCCCTTCACCCATTAAAAAGGCTAAGTTTGCAGCATGctctttatttccatttcccaAGTAACATGTTTGGATGGTagatgaaattttttttctgagaaagacTTCCTAGTCTCTTCCCTTAAAACATTTGATGCATTTTACAACTTAAACCAAGAAGGTTTTTTTCCTGGGGGCTATGTCCAGAATATAAATGCATGATTGGTATAGTCAAAGTCCTCCAAAGAGGCTCAGCAATGATTGTCAGAGTGAACTTGAAGATGAAGTGCAGGGAGATGTGGCTGGAGGAgcagggggtggagtgggggaaggaggaggggtgtGGCTTGGGGAAACTCGTGCTTTTGAGAAGAAGAAGGGGAGCTGATTCCTCCGAGCTCCATTTCTCAAACTTCAATCATTCGTTCACTATCTTCATGGTTTTTGTGAAACTATTGACTTAATGCTTTTCTTCCTTAAATCAATTTTCTATTTAAACTTCaaaacatgtatataaaataGTTGATACCACTTTTGAAAATGGAGACATGCATCATTTACAATGAATATTTAGGGGGACTTGTTTTAGAAGTTAAAagcttcaataaaatttttttaaatgattacattCTGGCTAGATACTGTTGCTTGCCTATGGCTATGAGCCTGAGACCTACTCTGTCTGGGCAAAGAAGCATGATCAATAAGCGTAGGAAAGCTTTTGAAGATATTCTAGCACCAACTTCGACGTTTCCCTCTTGGTCATCACAAGGGTGGAAGTAAACTTGGAAAGAGAACAGCCTTCTCACTTGGTAACCCAGTGTTATTTTATCTTAGCGCCATAGGTGGCCTTCGCCCAACCCATTGAGAAACTTGTCCTAGAATCAATGCTAAGGATCGGTGAGGAGTGTGACTGGAGACTAAATAGCCTGGAACCAGCTTGAGGCATAGAACCGatttctgccccctccccttggAGCCGGTGGGAGTCAAAACTCAAAGGAGTGCATTCTCCCTGGTGTAAGAAATCACCTGACAGCCATGCGTGGAGGCCTTAGGCATCCTTGTGGTGCTGTGCTTCTTGGTGAGGTGGGATCTAAGGAAGTGGTCTGTGGTAAGAAGAAAGCCAAGGAGtcttgtggggaggggggcaaaagGCTCCTCTTGGAGCAGAGACTGAGTTAGACAGAACCAATGACATGTCTTGATGGGAGCAAGTAGCATTAGCCAAGGCCTTCGGCGATGGGGCCACTTGAGAAACCTCCTGTGCTGCTAACTTAGCAGCAACATCTCCAGGGAGACAGACCTGGCAGGCAACGCGTCCTGAGCCCGTGTGCTTTATGTACAGTGACGGGCACTGGGCCCATCCGCCGTCAGGAGAGGGACCACAGCTGAACAAGGCCCGAGGATGAGCACTGCACATCACTTATTCATTAGATGTAAGATCTGACTTTACAGGACACAACACAGGGTTTGCAGTcgtttgaaatgttttaaaaaaatgacaactctcATCTTCTCACTGTTACTATGATGGGGATGTTTGATCTCTTTGCTTTCATCAAATTAATTGCCTGTTCCTTCGCAATGGTTTAGATACAAGGGTACGGATACTGTCTGCGAGGACAGACTGGCTCTGAATGGTGATGAGGAGTGGATATACACAGTGGCTGCTCCTCTTGGAAAACTGGGAAGGGACGTATACATGAAGGTTTACTAACCTTTCCAGGAGTGTAAATTAATTTAGACTGTTTGCTGGGGATGTTTGAAGTAGCTACAGGAAAATGCAAACATTCTCAGACTTGTGGGAAGGTCATAGTGTAACCAAATATTGCCACTTTTAATTGAGCACAGAACACCCGAATGTCAGGACTGAAAGGGACCAGAGGGAGCATCTAATTAAAGGCCCTCATTGTTCAGATGAGGTAACTCAGGGGTCAGAAATGATCTGCCCACAGCCAGGCCATGAAGCTCACAGTAGCCTGGGCAACAGTCACTTGTCCTTTTCATTTACATAAGCTAAATAAAAAGTCATCTTAAGGTAATAGAAAATACATCATCTGGCTGAGGAAGAAAAGAGACTATGCAAAATTTGAATGGAGATTAGTTAAACATAATTATTGTTTAtgatgaatagatttttttttgtcctgCCTAGCTGTCTagacatttaataatttttgtctTCCTAGAGCTTAGAAAATTTGCTTAAGATAGATGTGTAAAAAAGAAGGGAGCAAAAAGGTGACAATGGATGAGCCTGCCTACTTATTATTTACAATGTCCCCTGCCTTTTGGGGGAGTGTTTGCAGGGGATCTTTCGCATGGAGGTAAAGGGCATTTTCTGTGCCCGCTCCTAAAGATTCTGCCATTTGGTGAAAATATGTAGTTCTGAGGCTCCTAGGTGAAAGGCATTGACATTTCGATGAAAGAAATGCCCAAGGCCCTGCCTAAGTGTAGGGGCCTTCTGACCTCCAGGCCTCCCATCCCTTATTGGGACAAAATCTCGGGATTCTGCTGGAGAGAATGAGAAGAATTTAGAAGAAGACACAGGCAACCCAGTTGGGCTGCCCTTTTCATCCGAGAGAAACGTAATAGAGAAAGCAAAACCATACACTTTTGTCAGAATTAGATGCCATCAACTGAAATGACTGCTTTTGACTGCATTTCCACCAGGCCACTGAAATGGGCTTCCCGCTCAGGGGGCATTGATCTTTCTAGTAATAACGATAATAAGGCCTTGGATTGCTACAGAGCTCTGCAGTCACAAAGGCACTCACATATATTACCCCATTTGCTCCTTGTGGCAACTCTGTACAGGGATAATGGTCCCCAccctatggatgaggaaactgagccccagACTTGGGGGTTTGGACTGTTCTCACTATTATATGATGCTTTCCTTCTATTACTTATAAAAACCCACTTTATTGCAGCAGTCTTTCCCCTGCTGGAAGGAAATGATGCACTTAGAAATGCAAAGTGCCGAGCATGTCTTTTGATGGATAGTGAGTGCTTGGCCTGCTAGCTGCTGTTGAGGAAGAAGCATTGAGGTGCAATAATCAGGACCACAGGGTTTGGGGTCAGAAAGGTCTGGACTTGAGTCCTGAGCCTGAGCCCTTCTCTGAAAATGCTGTATGTGAGCCGGGTCACGGGGCTTAACTTCCCCAAGGACATGAATGCCTACCTCATCAGGTAAAAGTTTGAAATGAGATGCCAGTGTGCACGCAGAGTGTTCAGTAAGTGAAGGATCATTATCAAAAGGATGTGCTCAGAGGCCTTACTGTAAGAAAGCAAAGCCATGCCTACTTTAGAACCAGATGTTAACATCTCACAGTTAAACACCTTGATATTTAAGTCTCGGGTATTGAAAGGCCTCCcgtctttgcctctctcttgaCTTTCTGCCTCTAAGAGAGTTTACGAGAAGGTTCTGTGGACCCGTAGCTTCCGCGCTCCACAGCCGGCCTCCGCTGTGGCCAGGTACCTGTATATGATGCACGCCGTGTTCTGGCAGGTACTGCAATTGTTGAGATCTTGGCCGGTTCGATAAAAGTTGCGCCTGCAAGATAGAGCATTTGCGGGATAAATCTATGGGCGAAAGTCCCAGGGGGTGCACGCAGCCTACTGACTCCTTCCCGCAGTGTGGCACTGCCCCTCCCAGGAGAGCCGTGCCCTGAATCCGCGTGACCATTACAAATACACGAGGAGCCATGATCATGGGACCTCGTGTTTCTAGAGGGTTTATACACGTTTATGCACTTTCAAATCTGCGGGTTTCCTCACGCTGACAACAATCCTGGGGATGAGCCTGCTATTCTTCACCCCTCGTGACAGAAGGGACACCGAGGGACTTCGCAAatgagggagggggggaggttgTTAAAACTCCTAACCCCTTAGTCCCGTGTGTGTTTCTCTGGGCCACCTCAGTGCTGTTCTCTCACAAGGCAATGCTGACTCTGCTGCCTAGCAGCAAATGTCACTTAATTCCCtcagctctctccttcccttgtGTGGATGAGCGTCACCATTCCTCCCTCTCAGTCTTTAGGGAGCGCATTTTCGAGGGACGAACACGTCACACCTAAATAagtaactgcctcccctgcccaggctggtGTGAGTCACCCAGGAAAGCACCGTGTGGCTTGTTCTCTCTGCAGAATTGTGATCTCATTGCAGTTTCTACCGCCTTGGTCAGCGATGGCCTGGCCCACGCCCTGAGACTGGTCAGTGGAGGGCAAGGTCAACAGTAAGCTTGGTGGCCACCTCGCGTCCTTTGTGACAAACACACAAATAACCAAAATCCTTTGCAAATGCAGCGACTTGCTTcgaggctgggtgggggcagtgcCTGTGGGCTATCACTTCCCCCCACCATTTATCAACCGGACCCGCATCTTACAATCCTTTTAGGCCCTGCTGCTTCCTCGCCCCCTTGTCTCTAGTCTGTTGATAtttggaaacaaaaacaaatagccATGGGAGTCCACCAAAGCCTAGAATTGAATGAAGCCCAGTTGGAATTAAGGGAGGCCATGGCTTAGGATTTGAGGAAACAACTGAAATGCAGACGTTTTTGGAGACATTTTACTGACGGAAACcaacgctctctctctctctgtctgctcCTCTCCTGGCAAACGACTGGACACAGTAGTTTTTAATGTAAAGAGAAAATCACCTTACCCTTCTGTGAGAGCCCGAGCTTTCTCCAAGTCTTGAATTACATTCAGAAGGACTTTAATTTTCTCTTGGTTCGAGTGCAGGGACTCCTCCACGGACTGCAGCCTGCCCTGGAGGTCGCAGAGTTCGCCCCGGGCCAGGTGAATCTGGCTCATCTCCCTGTTGCTCTGAAGTTTGCTCTCCCTCCTTGGACGAGAGGACGGGAGGTGATCGTTCCCTGGACAGTTTCGAAACTCCAGGGTGTCCGACTGGGTGGGGTTCCTTGCTGTCCGCTCCTGACACGCAGGGCCAGCTTTGGATGGGTGGTTCGGTTTGAGTGACGGCAGGTCCTGGTGATTGCTGCTCGATGACGGACAGTCCGAAGCCCCTCCTGGATGGGCTGGCTGTCCGTGGGAGCCTGGCGAGGGGGAGCCGTGAGTCCGTGGAGGCGAGGGAGCACACGCTTCCTTTGACAGAGATGACAGTGGGCcaaagtctgggtccccagagttgtctttgggcaaaagcaatTCAGGTTTAAGTTTCCCTGTGCCTGGCATGGGGTTGGCACCGCTGGTGGCGTTCAAGCAGGAGGGGGGTCTTTCTGAATCCGACGGCAGCACTCTTCGCCCATCACCTGGACACAGGTCCACCAAGGGGTGGACGGAGTTGCTTATCTCTGCGGGCTCTCCAGCTGCCCAGGCCGGGCTGTGATAGATATCATCTGGGACCTGAATGGCAGCGGTTGCTCTCTCTGAggctctcccagctcctgcttCCAAGCATAGGCTAACCGGCCCGTTGCTCTGCACCTTGGGCATTCGAGGGAGAAACGGGTGCGACACCTGGACCCTGCGAGGCCCGTCCTCAAGGTGCTGCGCCAGCCGTAAGCAGGCGAGGTCAGAAGCCACCATGTCCTGTTCCGAGAGGTTGCCGTTGACCTGGATGGCACTTGGGAATGCTGTTGGCATTTCCACCAGGGACTTACTGGCTGTGAGTCTCTTCC from Eptesicus fuscus isolate TK198812 chromosome 6, DD_ASM_mEF_20220401, whole genome shotgun sequence encodes the following:
- the INSYN2B gene encoding protein INSYN2B, which codes for MAQQNTKMRPVLLKRNSLESVAFAKQPHHRRSKSQQVRFKEDGTSKPPPGLAGVDVHATEDPAVMGKTQAPRHHPLPAYSLSFPRSQKAGGFRNIAIQTSPSLRKHFPIFKRKRLTASKSLVEMPTAFPSAIQVNGNLSEQDMVASDLACLRLAQHLEDGPRRVQVSHPFLPRMPKVQSNGPVSLCLEAGAGRASERATAAIQVPDDIYHSPAWAAGEPAEISNSVHPLVDLCPGDGRRVLPSDSERPPSCLNATSGANPMPGTGKLKPELLLPKDNSGDPDFGPLSSLSKEACAPSPPRTHGSPSPGSHGQPAHPGGASDCPSSSSNHQDLPSLKPNHPSKAGPACQERTARNPTQSDTLEFRNCPGNDHLPSSRPRRESKLQSNREMSQIHLARGELCDLQGRLQSVEESLHSNQEKIKVLLNVIQDLEKARALTEGRNFYRTGQDLNNCSTCQNTACIIYSVEYDFRQQEGRFHEVLQSLEEAEPVEEPCPPPKSTAEPPVPEKQDLRRKTKKVKKKCFWWI